From the Deinococcus radiophilus genome, one window contains:
- a CDS encoding alanine racemase, producing MAYITLNRDKLRRNYDHLQGLFAERDIEWGVVTKLFCGNELFISEVLRLGVREVLDSRISNLKVIKELCPEAQTVYIKPPAWDYIPDLVQWADVSFNTELETLQRISDEAVRQDKVHKVIIMIEMGDLREGVMRSDLAEFYSQVFGLPHLEVIGIGTNLNCLSGVMPSEDKLIQLGLYKTILELQNEVKIPWVSAGTTVTIPLLKYGQLPASVNHFRVGEALYFGADLFEGQTFDGMHDDVLELHAQVIELSEKPMTPSGPLGKNPFGVTAQSDYEQGATAYRAILDVGYLDVSPQYLILEDEALGVLDASSDMLVLDAGANHAGLKVGDHVCFKLKYMGALHLMNSAYIDKVVVNDAGERLAEQKAMARD from the coding sequence ATGGCCTATATCACCCTCAACCGCGACAAGTTACGCCGCAACTATGACCACCTCCAGGGCCTATTTGCTGAACGTGATATCGAGTGGGGCGTCGTGACCAAGCTCTTTTGCGGCAATGAGCTGTTTATCTCCGAGGTGTTGCGTCTAGGGGTCCGTGAGGTGCTGGATTCACGGATCAGCAATCTCAAGGTGATCAAGGAACTGTGCCCCGAAGCGCAGACGGTGTATATCAAGCCACCGGCCTGGGACTACATCCCCGATCTGGTGCAGTGGGCCGATGTGAGTTTCAATACTGAACTGGAAACCTTGCAGCGCATCTCTGACGAGGCGGTGCGGCAAGACAAGGTTCACAAGGTCATCATCATGATCGAGATGGGTGATCTGCGGGAAGGGGTGATGCGGAGCGACCTGGCCGAGTTCTATAGTCAGGTATTCGGCCTCCCTCACCTGGAGGTCATTGGAATTGGCACCAATCTGAACTGCCTGAGTGGCGTGATGCCCAGCGAGGACAAGCTGATTCAGCTGGGCCTCTATAAAACTATTCTGGAGCTGCAAAATGAGGTGAAGATTCCCTGGGTCAGCGCGGGCACCACCGTGACTATTCCGCTGCTTAAGTACGGTCAGCTGCCGGCCAGCGTGAATCACTTCCGGGTCGGTGAGGCGCTGTATTTTGGCGCTGATCTATTTGAGGGCCAGACCTTTGACGGCATGCATGACGACGTGCTGGAGCTGCATGCCCAAGTGATCGAGCTGTCCGAAAAACCCATGACGCCTTCCGGGCCACTGGGTAAGAATCCTTTCGGCGTAACGGCGCAGAGTGACTATGAACAGGGAGCCACCGCCTACCGTGCCATTTTGGACGTGGGCTACTTGGACGTTTCGCCGCAGTACCTGATTCTGGAAGACGAAGCGCTGGGCGTGTTGGACGCCAGCTCGGACATGTTGGTCCTGGATGCGGGTGCCAACCATGCCGGGCTAAAGGTGGGCGATCATGTGTGCTTCAAGTTGAAATACATGGGGGCCTTGCACTTGATGAACTCGGCCTATATAGACAAGGTGGTAGTCAACGATGCCGGAGAGCGCCTCGCCGAGCAAAAGGCCATGGCCCGCGACTGA
- a CDS encoding VF530 family DNA-binding protein: protein MSAAVWDDRPTGQDALHGVSLKDIVTHLQAEYGWEELARRVPVKCFQSNPSVSSSLKFLRRTDWARERVEEEYVRLSHRERQNPLIAALKAGASLDADSLSQTKRHQALAWALRHGVEADRLLELLAQLEDVNFWPDSEALPLLNQAIEQGADPAFVRELLRRGADVSDSRYWLPLLHTVDAEGQAYRTQTRAPSTAMLDLLLSHGADPQASDSRGHTALDIAYAYGLKAFVNKLS from the coding sequence GTGAGCGCAGCAGTCTGGGACGACCGTCCAACTGGGCAGGATGCGCTACACGGCGTGTCCCTCAAGGACATTGTCACGCATCTACAGGCCGAATACGGTTGGGAAGAACTCGCCCGGCGCGTCCCTGTGAAGTGCTTTCAGAGCAATCCCAGCGTCAGCAGCAGTCTGAAGTTTCTGCGGCGTACCGACTGGGCGCGGGAACGGGTGGAAGAAGAATATGTTCGCCTAAGCCACCGCGAGCGGCAGAATCCGCTGATTGCCGCGCTGAAAGCTGGAGCTTCGCTGGACGCAGACAGCCTGAGCCAGACCAAACGTCATCAGGCGCTGGCGTGGGCGCTGCGGCACGGCGTAGAAGCGGATAGGTTGCTGGAGCTGCTGGCCCAACTTGAGGATGTCAACTTCTGGCCGGACTCTGAGGCGCTACCGCTCCTCAATCAGGCGATAGAGCAAGGCGCTGACCCGGCTTTTGTTCGCGAGCTGCTCCGGCGTGGTGCCGACGTCAGCGACTCCCGCTACTGGCTACCACTGCTGCACACGGTAGATGCGGAAGGTCAGGCCTACCGCACTCAGACCCGCGCTCCGAGTACGGCCATGCTGGACCTGCTGCTGTCACACGGCGCGGACCCACAGGCCAGCGACTCACGTGGTCACACGGCCCTGGATATCGCCTACGCTTATGGCCTGAAAGCGTTCGTCAACAAGCTGAGCTGA
- the msrB gene encoding peptide-methionine (R)-S-oxide reductase MsrB — protein sequence MTKPTWTKDGYTKPADSDLRTRLTPEQYQVTQHEGTERAFTGEYWDTEEEGIYVDVVSGEPLFSSRDKYDAGCGWPSFTRPIASLTEKTDFKLMYPRTEVRSQVADSHLGHVFSDGPQDQGGLRYCINSAALRFIPLSELDAEGYGAYSELFR from the coding sequence ATGACCAAACCAACTTGGACCAAAGACGGTTATACCAAGCCCGCTGACAGCGATCTGCGCACCCGGCTGACCCCGGAGCAGTACCAGGTGACCCAGCATGAGGGGACCGAGCGGGCCTTTACTGGCGAGTACTGGGACACTGAAGAAGAGGGGATCTACGTGGATGTGGTGTCGGGTGAGCCGCTGTTCAGCTCCCGCGACAAGTACGACGCTGGCTGTGGCTGGCCCAGCTTTACCCGGCCCATCGCCTCGCTCACCGAAAAGACCGATTTCAAGCTGATGTATCCGCGTACTGAAGTCCGTTCACAGGTGGCCGATTCGCATCTGGGTCACGTCTTCTCTGATGGTCCTCAGGATCAGGGTGGACTGCGTTACTGTATCAACTCGGCGGCGCTGCGCTTTATTCCGCTGAGCGAGTTGGACGCTGAAGGTTACGGCGCTTACAGCGAACTGTTCCGATAA
- the galE gene encoding UDP-glucose 4-epimerase GalE: protein MKVLVVGGAGYIGSHTVRQLLAAGYEVAVLDNLSSGHAAALPNGVRLFQSDLLQPEQLTQALAEIQADAVIHFAARIEVGESMCEPLAYYRNNVVGSLNLLQAIQETGRRIPLVFSSTAAVYGTTDAVPIPEDAPLRPESVYGQTKRMTEDMIHAAHAAYGQPYTVLRYFNVCGASPEGDIGEAHSSQTHLIELACLTALGKRPKMMVFGTDYPTPDGTCIRDYVHVQDLADAHVLAVGALLDGRHDAATYNVGLGHGFSVREVLDMVDEVVGVRLLREEAERRPGDPPQLVADASRIRAELGFEPQFPELRQMVGMAWMWHRTHPNGFEF, encoded by the coding sequence ATGAAAGTTCTGGTGGTGGGCGGCGCAGGCTATATCGGGTCACATACAGTAAGGCAGTTGCTGGCAGCAGGCTATGAGGTCGCAGTATTGGATAACCTCAGCAGCGGACATGCGGCGGCCCTGCCCAATGGTGTGCGCCTGTTTCAGTCCGATCTGCTCCAGCCGGAGCAGTTGACCCAGGCCCTGGCCGAGATACAGGCTGACGCGGTCATTCATTTCGCCGCCCGCATAGAGGTGGGCGAGAGCATGTGTGAACCGCTGGCCTACTACCGCAACAACGTGGTAGGTAGCCTAAACTTGCTGCAAGCCATTCAAGAAACAGGTCGCCGCATCCCGCTGGTATTTTCCAGCACAGCCGCGGTTTACGGAACGACCGACGCGGTACCGATTCCCGAAGATGCCCCGCTGCGCCCCGAGAGTGTCTATGGTCAGACCAAGCGCATGACCGAGGACATGATCCACGCCGCGCACGCCGCCTATGGGCAGCCCTACACAGTGCTGCGGTATTTCAATGTTTGCGGGGCCAGCCCGGAAGGGGATATCGGTGAAGCGCATTCCAGCCAGACCCACCTGATTGAGCTGGCCTGCCTGACGGCACTGGGCAAGCGGCCCAAGATGATGGTCTTCGGCACCGATTACCCCACGCCCGACGGAACGTGTATCCGCGACTATGTGCATGTGCAGGACTTGGCAGATGCGCATGTGCTGGCCGTAGGTGCCTTGTTGGATGGACGACACGACGCAGCCACCTACAACGTGGGCCTGGGGCATGGCTTCAGCGTGCGCGAGGTGCTGGATATGGTGGATGAGGTGGTCGGTGTGCGGCTCCTCCGCGAGGAAGCCGAGCGGCGCCCCGGTGATCCGCCCCAGCTGGTGGCCGACGCTTCACGTATCCGCGCTGAGTTGGGCTTTGAGCCTCAGTTTCCTGAGTTGCGGCAGATGGTTGGGATGGCCTGGATGTGGCACCGTACCCATCCGAACGGGTTCGAGTTCTAA
- a CDS encoding nitronate monooxygenase yields MEDTRQLTLTLLQAVQTRTDVPLLASGGLMTPQDVQAVLQAGAVAAQCGTPFLLVHEASTSAP; encoded by the coding sequence TTGGAAGATACCCGACAGCTCACGCTGACTCTGCTGCAAGCGGTCCAGACAAGAACCGATGTGCCTTTGCTCGCCTCAGGTGGCCTGATGACTCCGCAAGACGTGCAAGCGGTGCTTCAGGCAGGCGCGGTAGCCGCGCAGTGCGGCACCCCCTTTCTATTGGTCCATGAAGCCAGCACCTCCGCGCCGTAA
- a CDS encoding GNAT family N-acetyltransferase, which translates to MTTSSVRTVFDRLGPEYSPLDAGTRAVVAQFLFVHLDEYGDSLADIQACLDYAEERGGAVFAAYDGDELLGASITNRTGMQGFIPENILVYIAVHADARGKGVGKSLMEAITSALDGSIALHVEPQNPAKALYEKYGFTNKYLEMRLTR; encoded by the coding sequence ATGACCACATCTTCAGTTCGTACTGTCTTTGACCGTCTCGGGCCTGAGTATTCACCGCTGGATGCTGGGACGCGAGCAGTGGTAGCCCAGTTTCTTTTTGTTCACTTGGATGAATATGGGGATAGCCTGGCCGATATTCAGGCCTGCCTTGATTACGCCGAGGAGCGTGGCGGGGCCGTATTTGCCGCCTACGACGGCGATGAGTTGCTGGGTGCGTCCATTACCAACCGTACGGGAATGCAAGGTTTTATTCCGGAAAATATCCTGGTGTACATCGCCGTACACGCCGATGCGCGCGGCAAAGGCGTAGGCAAGAGCCTGATGGAAGCCATCACGAGCGCTCTGGATGGCTCGATTGCCCTGCATGTGGAGCCGCAGAATCCAGCCAAGGCGCTGTACGAGAAATACGGCTTTACCAACAAGTACCTTGAGATGCGCCTGACCCGCTGA
- a CDS encoding acyl-CoA-binding protein, with translation MSTEFEQAQQDVNSLSRKPGNSTLLQLYALYKQGTQGDVTGERPGGFDFASAAKFDAWQAEQGKTPEQAQQEYVSLVRELLVKDQS, from the coding sequence ATGTCAACTGAGTTCGAACAAGCCCAGCAGGACGTCAATTCCCTGAGCCGTAAGCCGGGCAACAGCACACTGCTGCAGCTGTATGCACTTTATAAACAGGGAACCCAAGGTGATGTCACTGGTGAGCGCCCAGGAGGGTTTGACTTTGCAAGTGCGGCCAAGTTCGACGCTTGGCAGGCTGAGCAGGGCAAGACTCCAGAGCAGGCCCAGCAGGAATATGTGTCGCTGGTCCGTGAACTGCTGGTCAAGGATCAGAGCTAA
- a CDS encoding GNAT family N-acetyltransferase codes for MAGVHTQSWRETYTGLLSPDFLERATNGGARQRREQGWQTTIEWGQEAVFIAEQDGKIIAFASVGPARDHPGYTHELMTLYSLRESQGQGVGKRLLRAVICQVQKKGGTNLALWVLATNPTRQWYASQGAREAGEKLDSELQEVRMVWDHLPG; via the coding sequence TTGGCTGGCGTACATACCCAGAGCTGGCGCGAGACGTATACCGGCCTGCTTTCGCCTGATTTCCTGGAACGGGCCACCAATGGAGGCGCCCGCCAGCGCCGAGAACAAGGCTGGCAGACCACCATAGAGTGGGGCCAGGAAGCAGTCTTCATAGCCGAGCAGGACGGAAAAATTATCGCTTTCGCTTCGGTCGGCCCAGCCCGCGATCATCCTGGCTACACCCATGAACTGATGACTCTCTACAGCTTGCGCGAAAGCCAGGGGCAGGGCGTTGGAAAGAGGCTTTTGCGCGCTGTCATCTGTCAGGTCCAGAAGAAAGGCGGCACCAATTTGGCCCTCTGGGTCCTGGCAACCAATCCCACTCGTCAGTGGTACGCCTCTCAGGGCGCCAGAGAGGCCGGCGAGAAGCTAGACAGTGAGCTGCAAGAAGTCCGGATGGTCTGGGATCACTTGCCAGGATGA
- a CDS encoding ImmA/IrrE family metallo-endopeptidase: MSELAAEYAASLPGPDLSSMILGLSEILPQIPQVRQVALGDRDGAYDPEHHLILIDSEATPQRQRFTLAHEISHALLLNDHDLLSDLHDLYEGDKLEQAIETLCNVGAAAMLMPPALVDDVYRRFGATGRTLSELARRADVSASAALYTLAAHTDTAVMYAVCGAGRGAAGTLRVRASAASASFPYSLAPGTAIPEGHPVQEARLSGLPVETTSYIPFRSGRKMPAYVTAYPAAGIVTAAFALGQAELSRLEARANSELSV; encoded by the coding sequence ATGAGTGAATTGGCTGCCGAGTACGCTGCGTCATTGCCAGGGCCTGATCTGTCCAGCATGATTCTGGGCCTGAGTGAGATCTTGCCGCAGATCCCGCAGGTCCGTCAGGTCGCACTGGGCGATAGGGACGGTGCATATGACCCTGAACATCACCTGATTTTGATTGACAGTGAAGCCACTCCACAGCGCCAGCGCTTTACCCTGGCGCATGAAATCAGCCATGCGCTGCTGCTGAACGATCACGATCTGCTGAGTGACTTGCACGATCTGTACGAGGGTGACAAATTAGAACAGGCCATCGAAACGCTCTGCAATGTCGGGGCCGCCGCCATGTTGATGCCGCCTGCCTTGGTTGATGATGTCTACCGCCGTTTTGGAGCGACTGGGCGCACGCTGAGTGAGTTGGCCCGCCGGGCAGATGTCAGTGCGTCGGCGGCCCTCTATACGCTGGCAGCTCATACAGATACTGCCGTGATGTATGCCGTATGTGGGGCTGGGCGCGGCGCAGCAGGAACACTCCGGGTGCGGGCCAGCGCCGCATCGGCCAGCTTTCCTTACAGTCTTGCACCCGGGACTGCGATTCCCGAGGGTCACCCGGTCCAGGAGGCCCGGCTGTCTGGCCTGCCGGTGGAAACGACCAGCTACATTCCTTTTCGCTCTGGGCGCAAGATGCCAGCCTATGTCACGGCTTATCCAGCCGCGGGTATAGTCACAGCTGCCTTTGCGCTGGGCCAGGCCGAGTTGAGCCGCCTAGAGGCACGCGCCAATTCAGAGCTGTCAGTCTGA
- a CDS encoding DnaJ C-terminal domain-containing protein, protein MAYKDYYEVLGVSRSASEADIKSAYRRLAKKYHPDKNAGDDSAAERFKEIGEAYAVLSDSDKRKLYDQYGHTGQVPPGGYPGGGFQGSDFGGFDPSQFSDFFQEMFGGRVGGAGGGRGGFTAPDGTPISIEDLFGGMGGAGMGGAGTGGGRRFVQNVEGELQVSLREAYEGSDEIINVDGKRLSLRVPAGTRDGSRLRLAGQGPGGGDVLLTIRVLEDGRFDLDGDDLTTSVDVPAPVAALGGEVTVQTLTGSGKLNVPAGSSGGRRMRLRGQGWPKKSGGKGDLYVRLNVTVPKDLSEEQRRLYEQLRDLG, encoded by the coding sequence ATGGCTTACAAGGATTACTACGAAGTCCTGGGCGTCAGTCGCAGCGCTTCGGAAGCAGACATCAAATCGGCCTACCGCCGGCTGGCCAAGAAGTATCACCCCGACAAGAACGCCGGAGACGACAGCGCCGCCGAGCGCTTCAAAGAGATTGGCGAAGCCTACGCGGTGCTGAGCGACTCCGACAAACGCAAACTGTACGACCAGTACGGCCACACCGGGCAGGTTCCGCCAGGCGGCTATCCCGGCGGCGGTTTTCAGGGCAGCGACTTTGGCGGCTTTGATCCCAGCCAGTTCTCCGACTTTTTTCAGGAGATGTTCGGTGGCCGGGTCGGTGGCGCTGGCGGCGGGCGTGGCGGCTTTACTGCCCCTGACGGTACGCCGATCAGCATTGAGGACCTGTTCGGCGGCATGGGTGGTGCTGGGATGGGCGGTGCGGGCACTGGCGGTGGACGCCGCTTCGTGCAGAATGTGGAAGGCGAGTTACAAGTCTCGCTGCGCGAAGCCTACGAAGGCTCCGACGAGATCATCAATGTCGACGGCAAACGCCTCAGCCTGCGCGTGCCTGCCGGAACCCGCGACGGCTCACGCCTACGCCTGGCCGGGCAAGGACCGGGCGGCGGTGACGTACTGCTGACCATCCGCGTGCTGGAAGATGGCCGCTTTGACCTGGACGGCGACGACCTGACCACCAGCGTAGATGTGCCAGCCCCGGTCGCCGCGCTGGGCGGCGAAGTCACCGTGCAGACCCTGACCGGTAGCGGCAAGCTGAACGTGCCCGCGGGCAGCAGCGGGGGCCGCCGCATGCGCCTGCGCGGCCAGGGCTGGCCCAAGAAGAGCGGCGGCAAGGGCGACCTGTATGTGCGGCTGAATGTCACCGTGCCCAAAGACCTCAGCGAGGAGCAACGCCGACTTTACGAGCAACTGCGCGACCTGGGGTAG
- a CDS encoding toxic anion resistance protein, translated as MTDRSDLPDLIPPAPVLEAPAPVPIIAPEQGDEMVKLNEADKLALQQKAEQFVTGLLRGDSQSLNFTEGTRSLHNLGQEEIRKASSVSSRLMERPMATQKGLKEGEGGKVASGLLDLRRTIEDLDPSRSNRLGARKLLGIIPFGRKAEGYFQKYQSSQAHLNAILNTLYKGQDELRKDNASIEQEKVNLWELMHKLREYVQLSRAIDADLTARLPALQARDPEMARVVQEELLFAVRQRTTDLLTQLAVSVQGYMALDLVRRNNLELIKGVDRATTTTVSALRTAVIVSQALSNQKLVLDQITALNSTTTGMIEATSSMLRQQGAQIQQQASTATIDVARLQAAFDNIYAALDDVSQYRMRALDSFAQTTQALEQQVNSANHYLDRERRVLDSDLPRQLSAPAAEVDLKL; from the coding sequence ATGACTGACCGTTCTGATCTGCCCGACCTGATTCCTCCCGCGCCTGTTCTGGAAGCTCCGGCTCCGGTTCCTATCATTGCCCCCGAACAGGGTGATGAGATGGTCAAACTGAACGAGGCCGACAAATTGGCGTTACAGCAAAAGGCTGAGCAGTTTGTGACTGGACTGCTGCGTGGTGACAGCCAGAGCCTGAACTTTACTGAGGGTACCCGCTCCCTGCACAATCTGGGACAGGAGGAAATCCGTAAGGCTTCCAGCGTGAGTAGCCGCCTGATGGAGCGGCCCATGGCCACCCAGAAAGGTCTCAAGGAGGGGGAAGGGGGCAAGGTTGCCAGTGGTCTGCTGGATCTGCGCCGAACCATTGAAGACCTAGACCCGTCGCGCTCCAACCGGCTGGGGGCACGCAAGTTACTGGGGATCATTCCTTTTGGCCGTAAGGCCGAGGGCTATTTCCAGAAGTATCAGTCTTCACAGGCGCATCTGAACGCCATCCTGAACACGCTTTATAAGGGTCAGGACGAACTGCGTAAGGACAACGCTTCTATTGAGCAGGAGAAGGTCAATCTCTGGGAGCTGATGCACAAGCTCCGCGAATATGTGCAGCTGTCACGGGCTATTGATGCCGACCTCACGGCCCGGTTGCCTGCCCTGCAAGCCCGTGATCCTGAAATGGCACGTGTGGTGCAAGAAGAACTGTTGTTCGCGGTACGTCAGCGCACCACCGATTTACTGACGCAACTGGCCGTCAGCGTGCAGGGCTACATGGCGCTGGACCTGGTACGCCGCAACAACCTAGAGCTGATCAAAGGGGTAGACCGCGCCACCACCACCACCGTAAGTGCGCTGCGAACAGCTGTGATCGTGTCGCAGGCCCTGAGTAATCAGAAATTGGTGCTGGATCAGATTACTGCGCTGAACTCGACGACCACCGGCATGATCGAAGCCACCTCGTCTATGCTGCGCCAGCAAGGTGCTCAGATTCAGCAACAGGCCAGTACCGCCACCATTGATGTGGCCCGTCTGCAGGCCGCATTCGACAATATCTATGCCGCACTGGATGACGTGAGCCAGTATCGGATGCGGGCGCTGGACTCGTTTGCACAGACCACTCAGGCGCTGGAGCAGCAAGTCAACAGTGCCAATCATTATCTGGACCGTGAGCGCCGCGTACTGGACAGTGATTTGCCCAGGCAGCTCAGTGCTCCAGCGGCTGAAGTGGACCTGAAGCTTTAA
- a CDS encoding nucleotide exchange factor GrpE has protein sequence MFSNFSNPFGKKKEPEMTDDQRNDQPQGEQQTENIQFDGADGLQNANADVTARRSDLPDDFPEDFQMPEGFPEMDENMMAQVQEMMGQLQKGQRADELEQENADLKNRLGRLAADFEGYRTRTAQDVSDAQSKGISKAAEALMPVYDDIARALSMGSEDPSKLIPGMQAVQSKVLGIFAGLGLEPTGQEGEAFDPTYHEAIQVIEGEDGMIVQTYELGFRMGDRCVRPARVVVSQKG, from the coding sequence ATGTTTTCCAACTTCTCCAACCCCTTTGGTAAGAAAAAGGAGCCTGAAATGACCGACGACCAGCGTAATGACCAGCCCCAGGGCGAGCAGCAGACCGAGAACATCCAATTCGACGGTGCCGACGGCCTGCAAAATGCCAACGCCGATGTGACGGCGCGCCGCAGCGATCTGCCTGACGACTTCCCGGAAGATTTCCAGATGCCCGAAGGCTTTCCGGAGATGGACGAGAACATGATGGCCCAAGTGCAGGAAATGATGGGCCAGCTGCAAAAAGGTCAGCGTGCCGACGAACTGGAGCAGGAAAATGCCGACCTGAAAAACCGTCTGGGCCGCTTGGCCGCTGACTTCGAGGGCTACCGCACCCGCACCGCGCAGGACGTGAGCGACGCCCAGAGCAAAGGCATAAGCAAAGCGGCCGAAGCCCTGATGCCGGTCTACGACGACATCGCCCGCGCGCTGAGCATGGGCAGCGAAGACCCCAGCAAGCTGATTCCGGGGATGCAAGCCGTGCAGAGCAAGGTGCTGGGCATCTTTGCGGGCCTGGGCCTGGAGCCGACCGGCCAGGAGGGAGAAGCTTTTGATCCCACCTACCACGAAGCCATTCAGGTGATTGAAGGCGAAGACGGCATGATCGTACAAACCTATGAACTGGGCTTCCGGATGGGTGACCGCTGCGTACGTCCGGCCCGCGTGGTTGTTAGCCAGAAAGGCTGA
- the dnaK gene encoding molecular chaperone DnaK, with amino-acid sequence MAKAVGIDLGTTNSVIAAMEGGRPEVIVNAEGNRTTPSVVAYKGDERLVGQIARRQAALNPAATLFEVKRFIGRRWDEVKEEAARSPFTVKEGSGGSVRIEANGKDLAPEQVSAEVLRKLVQDASAKMGQKITDAVITVPAYFDNSQREATKQAGEIAGLNVLRVINEPTAAALAYGLERKEDETVLVFDLGGGTFDVTILELGDGVFEVKSTSGDTALGGADFDQRLVDWLASEFEKEHNFDLRKDKQALQRLIEAAEKAKIELSNASETSISLPFITFDPETRTPLHLERSLSRAKFEELTSDLLKRVRQPVEQALKDAGLDASRIDEVILVGGSTRIPAVKRIVKDITGKEPNESVNPDEAVALGAAVQAGIIQGDSNLGDIVLVDVTPLTLGVEVKGGMIAPMITRNTTVPAKKTEIYTTAENNQPGVEINVLQGERPMAADNKSLGRFKLEGIPPMRAGQAQIEVTFDIDTNGILHVTAKEKTTGKESSIRIENTTTLDKGDVERMVQEAEQNAEADKARKERVEKRNGLDSMRVQALQQIEENEQAPQDAKDRLKAVADEAEQAVSSDDDAKIAEVQGRLEEELRNFMTQNSQAQAGTTEAQADVPRQDDDVIDADFQPADDNK; translated from the coding sequence ATGGCTAAAGCAGTAGGAATTGACCTAGGAACCACCAACTCCGTGATCGCCGCGATGGAAGGCGGACGCCCTGAAGTGATCGTCAACGCTGAAGGCAACCGCACCACCCCTTCGGTCGTCGCCTATAAGGGTGACGAGCGCCTGGTAGGTCAAATTGCCCGCCGTCAGGCCGCGCTGAACCCTGCCGCCACCCTGTTTGAAGTCAAGCGCTTTATTGGCCGCCGCTGGGACGAAGTCAAGGAAGAAGCGGCCCGCAGCCCCTTTACTGTCAAGGAAGGCTCCGGCGGCAGCGTCCGGATTGAGGCCAACGGCAAAGACCTGGCACCTGAACAGGTGAGCGCCGAAGTGCTGCGTAAATTGGTGCAGGACGCCAGCGCCAAGATGGGTCAGAAGATCACCGACGCCGTGATTACCGTGCCCGCCTACTTCGACAATTCCCAGCGTGAAGCCACCAAGCAGGCCGGTGAAATTGCCGGACTGAACGTGCTGCGCGTCATCAACGAGCCCACCGCCGCTGCACTGGCCTACGGCCTGGAGCGCAAAGAAGACGAAACTGTCCTGGTGTTCGACCTGGGCGGCGGTACGTTCGACGTGACCATCTTGGAGCTGGGCGACGGCGTGTTCGAAGTGAAGAGCACCTCCGGCGACACCGCACTGGGCGGCGCCGACTTCGACCAGCGCTTGGTGGACTGGCTGGCCAGCGAGTTCGAAAAAGAGCACAATTTCGATCTGCGTAAAGACAAGCAGGCCCTGCAGCGCCTGATCGAAGCCGCTGAAAAAGCCAAGATCGAGCTGTCGAACGCTTCTGAAACCAGCATCAGCCTGCCTTTCATCACCTTCGATCCTGAAACCCGCACCCCCCTGCACCTGGAGCGCTCACTGAGCCGCGCCAAGTTCGAGGAACTGACCAGTGATCTGCTCAAGCGTGTGCGTCAGCCGGTGGAGCAGGCCCTCAAGGACGCCGGACTGGACGCCAGCCGGATCGACGAAGTGATTCTGGTGGGCGGCAGCACCCGCATCCCCGCCGTCAAGCGCATCGTCAAGGACATCACTGGCAAGGAACCCAACGAGTCGGTCAACCCCGACGAAGCCGTGGCACTCGGTGCCGCCGTGCAGGCCGGCATCATTCAGGGCGATTCCAACCTGGGCGACATCGTCCTGGTGGACGTGACCCCGCTGACGCTGGGCGTGGAGGTCAAAGGTGGCATGATCGCCCCGATGATTACCCGCAACACCACCGTTCCGGCCAAGAAGACCGAGATCTACACCACCGCCGAGAACAACCAACCCGGCGTGGAAATCAACGTGCTGCAAGGTGAGCGCCCGATGGCCGCTGACAACAAGAGCCTGGGCCGCTTCAAGCTGGAAGGCATCCCGCCCATGCGCGCCGGACAGGCCCAGATTGAAGTGACCTTCGACATTGACACCAACGGTATTCTGCACGTCACCGCCAAGGAAAAGACCACCGGTAAAGAGTCCAGCATCCGTATCGAGAACACCACCACGCTGGACAAGGGCGATGTGGAGCGCATGGTGCAGGAAGCCGAGCAGAACGCCGAAGCCGACAAGGCCCGCAAGGAGCGCGTCGAGAAGCGCAACGGACTGGATTCCATGCGCGTGCAGGCTCTGCAGCAGATCGAGGAGAATGAACAAGCTCCTCAGGACGCCAAGGACCGCCTCAAGGCCGTGGCCGATGAAGCCGAGCAGGCCGTCAGCAGCGACGACGACGCCAAAATTGCCGAAGTACAGGGCCGTCTGGAAGAAGAACTGCGGAACTTCATGACCCAGAACAGCCAGGCCCAGGCCGGCACAACCGAAGCTCAGGCCGACGTTCCCCGGCAGGATGACGACGTGATCGACGCCGACTTCCAGCCCGCTGACGACAACAAGTAA